The nucleotide window atggcagagcactgtgtgtgatgcctgcatatgcGGGGTTGAATGCACAGTGTGTCTCACCTCCTTATTCCGATTGTTACGTAACATCTGGGCAGAGGGACCTTGGATCCTCAGAGGGGCCGCTGGGCAGACCCCTGTATTGGTAGTGTTGCCCTGGAGGGCACTATATGATGTGTGCCTTTAGCCACACCTGGGAGCATGGAGCCTTAACCTCCTGCTGGGAAGCTAGAGGTCTTATGGTCCAGCAGGAGGCGTGGGAGATCCTTAGTATGGGCTGGGGCTCCAATCACCACCCTTACCGTCACAGGTGGATAACTGTGTACATCTACGATAAAGATCTGAGAGCCCTTGTCAGAGATTGAGATCTCACGGTCTGTCTGAGAACAGTGCCCTCGCCTCTACCTTCTTGTAATTTCCCATAACTGCTCTATGAACTCTGAATGATTACTTGAACTATTATCTTGCCCCCAACATTATCCTACCAGCTGCCCTATCTACATTCTTGTTACTTTCTCATGGACTTTTCTCATGGGCGATTGTTTTTAATTCCTGAGGTTTCTACCTTTAAAAGTTGTTTCCAACTTGCAATAAATTGTATTCACCTGCAATCAGTACAGTGAAACCCTTCTGACCTCAGGTTGTGTCTGTTACtttttgattcttatcttttcccttgtCCTTACCTACAGGTGAGGTCCTTCTAATTTCAACCTTTGTATTTCCTCctattattttccccaatctTCTCTGTGAAACTCTGGTCCCAGTTCTCCCCCTCTTGGGGGCTTTTACAGCTTACAGCTGGAAGCAGGGAAGCCCCTCTGAACTATGGTCATGTGGGTTGGCTTGGCATGCTGGTGCAGGGTTTGGAAGCTGCCAGCACAGGGAGGTAGACAGTGTGGGTGGGGACCAAGGACCATACTGGGAAGTTGCCACTTGAGATGCTCTGTAAGGATCTACCTTAGCAAGAGGCTGAATTAGGTTCTAGCCCCTCAGGGCTCTCTGCTGTGAAGTGGGGGAGCCAATTAGACCAGCCCTGCTATGGGCACCCTGGCTGTGGCTGCACCGAGATGCCAGGACCAGGTGAGGAAATCTTGCCTGCTACTCTCTACAACACTCTGCCCCCACCTAAGCTATGACTTGGGCCACATGGGGACTTAAAATTGGCTTCAAGGAGGATGGTCCCCTTTAAAAAAGCAAGACTATCTGACAATGCCTGTGATCAGTGGCAGCTGCAGTCTTTTATGGTTGAAGCTGAAGGCTGGAGGTGGCTGGATCTCTGAACTCATCTGCCCTAGTGTCTATTTTAAACTCCTCTAAAAAGCTTAAAAAGGAGAAGTGAGGTTCCTCTCCATAGGGATCACCATAATGTAAGATATAAAATTAGGACTATgctctttatttttcattaattttattaggGTCTACTTTGATAGGGAGAGGTAGAGGACTAAAGAGAAAAGTGTTTTAGCCATTTGGGTGCTCTCCACATGGTTCCCTTAGCCACCTTCCCCATCACAGTTAACTCCAGAAAGAGACCCTACTTCCTGGTCTTcaaccttttttcctccctcGCCCTTCCAGAAGGTCCCCTTCAATCATGTCTGGTTCACACACAGTCACATGACCCAAACAAGATGACTGTTGCTTGGACTTTGGGATGCAGGTAAGATCCCATGCACGATCCTGGGAGAGGGTTCCCTTCACACAGTTGAACATCTTGTTTTAAAGCAAATGATAGCTTGTTGtttccccttttaattttttggtaCTCTTTGTTTTTACAGTTTTGAACTTAAGACAACAAAAATCCATGATGCCTCTCATGTTGTGTACTTTtaatttggtcacaaattcttcccttgtaAATAAATTGATTTCAAAGGCAAATGATTCTATGCTCCCTTAATTTGCTAATGGCATCACACTTTAGGTCTAAATCATGTCCACTTGGACCTAATCTAAGTAGAGCTTGTGACATACTAGTGAAATGTAAGAGTTCAGTGTGAAAGTCTATGATTTCTCTGATGTCCAGTAAGAtgggagctctgactgaatgactttccacattgcttacattcataaggtttctccccagtgtggattctctgatgtcgagCAAGACTGGATCTCACTCTGaaggtctttccacattgcttacattcataaggtttctccccagtgtggattctgtGATGTTCAGCAAGACTGGATCTCAGTCTGAATgactttccacattgcttacattcatagggtttctccccagtatggattctGTGATGCTGAACAAGTTTGGAGCTCagattgaatgtctttccacatttcttgcattcataaggtttctccccagtgtggattctgtGATGCTGAGCAAGACTAGATCTCactctgaatgtctttccacattgcttacattcatagggtttctctccagtgtggattctctgatgtacagcaagagtGGAGCACtctgtgaatgtctttccacattgcttgcattcataaggtttctccccagtgtggattctctgatgctgagCAAGACTGGATCTCAGAGTGAATGCTTTTCCACATTCCTTGCATTGATAAGGTCtctccccagtatggattctctgatgctgagCAAGACTGGATCTCAGACTGAatatctttccacattgcttgcattcactAGACTTTTCCTCAGAATTCATTCTTTGATATTCAGTATGGGATGAAGTTT belongs to Monodelphis domestica isolate mMonDom1 chromosome 8, mMonDom1.pri, whole genome shotgun sequence and includes:
- the LOC100619187 gene encoding zinc finger protein 829-like isoform X1 → MAFERNRLPAQEMVTFQDVAVDFTREEWCLLSPPQKELYKEVMLENAWNLLSVGLPALPEDVISYLEQREAPWMLEREGPRSCCPGEILLEMKVTREDMSLSVEEMDKQRLMSDVPGNIAWREFCVESQTSSHTEYQRMNSEEKSSECKQCGKIFSLRSSLAQHQRIHTGERPYQCKECGKAFTLRSSLAQHQRIHTGEKPYECKQCGKTFTECSTLAVHQRIHTGEKPYECKQCGKTFRVRSSLAQHHRIHTGEKPYECKKCGKTFNLSSKLVQHHRIHTGEKPYECKQCGKSFRLRSSLAEHHRIHTGEKPYECKQCGKTFRVRSSLARHQRIHTGEKPYECKQCGKSFSQSSHLTGHQRNHRLSH
- the LOC100619187 gene encoding zinc finger protein 829-like isoform X2, which encodes MVTFQDVAVDFTREEWCLLSPPQKELYKEVMLENAWNLLSVGLPALPEDVISYLEQREAPWMLEREGPRSCCPGEILLEMKVTREDMSLSVEEMDKQRLMSDVPGNIAWREFCVESQTSSHTEYQRMNSEEKSSECKQCGKIFSLRSSLAQHQRIHTGERPYQCKECGKAFTLRSSLAQHQRIHTGEKPYECKQCGKTFTECSTLAVHQRIHTGEKPYECKQCGKTFRVRSSLAQHHRIHTGEKPYECKKCGKTFNLSSKLVQHHRIHTGEKPYECKQCGKSFRLRSSLAEHHRIHTGEKPYECKQCGKTFRVRSSLARHQRIHTGEKPYECKQCGKSFSQSSHLTGHQRNHRLSH